A single window of Arvicola amphibius chromosome 15, mArvAmp1.2, whole genome shotgun sequence DNA harbors:
- the Cibar2 gene encoding CBY1-interacting BAR domain-containing protein 2: protein MNVVLSRDSQVKAMENTVTNAERYFGQFCSLLASYTRKTARLRDKADQLVKQLMDFANTENPELRATMRDFAEDLAKVQDYRQAEVERLEAKVISPLKLYGAQIKQTQADIKKCKRVQNNEIKQLEKLEKLRQKSPSDRQMISQAETSAQRASVDTNRSTHHLAETVDAFQEQKLKDLRRIFSDFVTIEMVFHAKAVEVYSSAFRTLESYDLERDLQDFRAKMHGIYGHSEARPPTDTSPSPSVPWSLVSQSVQSTVAHQGKDEEESEADSVEEIPLEDLKGQQQGRRD, encoded by the exons ATGAATGTCGTCCTCTCCAG GGACAGTCAGGTGAAGGCCATGGAGAACACTGTGACCAACGCTGAGAGGTATTTCGGTCAGTTCTGCTCGCTGCTGGCCTCCTACACGCGCAAGACAGCCCGGCTGCGCGACAAGGCCGACCAGCTGGTGAAGCAGCTCATGGATTTTGCCAACACTGAGAACCCGGAGCTTCGGGCTACCATGCGAGACTTTGCCGAGGACCTGGCCAAAGTGCAGGATTACCGGCAGGCAGAG GTTGAGAGGCTGGAGGCCAAGGTCATCAGCCCCCTGAAGCTCTATGGTGCCCAGATAAAGCAGACCCAG GCAGATATCAAGAAATGTAAACGTGTCCAAAATAATGAGATCAAACAACTGGAAAAGCTGGAGAAATTAAGGCAGAAGTCACCCTCAGATCGACAAATGATT t CCCAGGCGGAGACTAGTGCACAGagggcctctgtggacaccaacCGCTCTACCCACCACCTGGCAGAGACAGTGGACGCCTTCCAGGAGCAGAAGCTGAAGGACCTCCGG AGAATCTTCTCTGACTTTGTGACCATTGAGATGGTCTTCCACGCGAAGGCAGTGGAGGTGTATTCCAGCGCTTTCAGGACCCTGGAGAGCTACGACCTGGAGCGAGACCTGCAG GACTTCAGAGCCAAGATGCATGGAATTTATGGGCACAGCGAAGCTCGGCCACCCACAGACACCAGCCCCTCTCCATCTGTCCCTTGGTCTCTGGTCAGCCAG AGTGTTCAGAGCACTGTGGCACACCAGGGAAAAGACGAGGAGGAGAGCGAGGCAGACTCTGTGGAGGAGATCCCCCTGGAGGACCTCAAGGGACAGCAGCAGGGACGCCGTGACTAG